From the genome of Solanum pennellii chromosome 6, SPENNV200:
TTACCAAATCGACCATCAAAGAGTAtaccctaaaatatttttatgtttacaaATTATTCTGATAATTTATGGATGTGATACAAATCATATTCACTATAATCATGCGGATCttcttattataaaaatttcatagtaaaaaacaataagaaaaacaaTGGAGAGAAACATATCCCTATAAGAGAAGAATATTCTTGAGATTGAGAAGATTAGATAAATAATGGAGAGAAACATATCCCTATAAGAGAAGAATATTCTTGAGATTGAGATGATTAGATATATaatggagagaaaaaaaaaagatattattataaGTCCCAAAAAATAAGcacattaattttaattttatttttaaaaaaggtttaatattttaaaaaagctatctttgtaattaaaaaattaatatatatatatatatatatatacatatatatatatatatatatatatagagaggtTTTGATTGTTACCTTCATAAGTAGGAGCATCTTTGATGACATTGGGTAGGTCAAAATTAATGCCCTTGATATTAGGATATTTGGAAATTATAGTAGCTAATGATATTCCAAGTCCACCTCCCACATCTATGATCTCTTTTACTCCTTTGAATCCATTGTAACACTCAACAATTCTCTTCATTTCAATGCAAGTGACATTTTGCATAGCTTTGTTGAATAATCCATTCATTCTACTATCTTTTTTAGTGTATTCAAATGCATTCATTCCATAGGCCTTGTTGAATGGTACCTCACCTTCTAGAATTGCATCTTTCAAATGAAAACttaacaaacaaacaaaaagagtCACAATGTATGTACAATTAATATTTACTAATATAGTATAATCcgataattatttaatttactaatgATAAAATATGCATGTATGTAACCTTACCAAGAATTAACAACAACTGATTCAGAATGCAGTAGTAAAAAGGGAGCAAGTGATGATCCATCTTTATCTGAGATTAAACTTTGGCTTAATGGAGTCAAATTGTATGATGTGTGAACATTTCCATCATCATTTTTTGTAATGTTACATGTGAGAAGAGATTGACTAGCAAGAAACCTTAGAATCCTTTCAAGAACAAGTGATGATGCATTAGGGTTTTTTGTGGGAATTTGAGATGCAATTTCATAAGAAGATAGTTTTTGAGTAGTAGATTTTGCTATAATCTCAAATAGGTCAAGTTCCACGGCAGCTCTTAAAACCATGTTAAGGTATAAACCACAAGGAATGTGCATAGCTTTCatcatataaatttcttcttcattggATATAACAATATTATCCATTGATAAAGCCATAATAACAATAACTCGAAGGTGTTCGGTctgtttttttctaaaagaggGAATGAAAGTTGTAGCTTATGAATTATAAGATATGTTCTTCATACAATATATAGAGAGTGTGAAATTAANTAAATTAAAATATGTCTTTGATATAATGAACAATTAAAAAGGAACGCGGAGAGTGGTTACTTTATGAATCATGTAATAAAGAGACATAAAAAGAAATCTAAGTTAGCATATGAATTAATGAAGGTAttactacataaaataaaaaaatttagcggcaattaattaaTGGTAATAACTCAATTACcgttaaatatgtaattttagcGTAATTAATACTAAAACTTTTTGTATATTTCCTAAAGTCTTTAGTCATACTGAATCTAATGACAATTTACTAATGACaataaagactttagcactcttcATTAATATATCCATTTATTATCGCTAAAAGTTATTCTAGTCGCATTATATTTATGTGTCTGTTAGGCGGTATTGCTTTACGTatattgtgaattttatttatcatgatGTACAAACCACATcttaaata
Proteins encoded in this window:
- the LOC107023901 gene encoding caffeic acid 3-O-methyltransferase-like, whose protein sequence is MALSMDNIVISNEEEIYMMKAMHIPCGLYLNMVLRAAVELDLFEIIAKSTTQKLSSYEIASQIPTKNPNASSLVLERILRFLASQSLLTCNITKNDDGNVHTSYNLTPLSQSLISDKDGSSLAPFLLLHSESVVVNSCFHLKDAILEGEVPFNKAYGMNAFEYTKKDSRMNGLFNKAMQNVTCIEMKRIVECYNGFKGVKEIIDVGGGLGISLATIISKYPNIKGINFDLPNVIKDAPTYEGIEHVGGDMLKSVPQGELIILKEILHNWDDDDCVKILKNCWRALPNDGKVVVIEQIQPDYPETNLLSKHLFTLDISMMIMFHGGKERTKQQFEDLAKQAGFTSLKVMARAYYYWVIEFYKY